One genomic window of Psychrobacillus sp. INOP01 includes the following:
- a CDS encoding ECF transporter S component, translated as MQKNIRLIISLIVILVLIPLTLYAGITILADRKYYFISIVIMILACVPFFLSFERRKPQPREILIIAVMSAISVAGRALFVVTPAFKPVAAITAITGFSLGAEAGFLTGAISALVSNMFFGQGPWTPFQMFMWGMIGFIAGLLGKTGMMHKKIYLILFGIFAGIFFSFGMDIWGTISMYGVFSWKAYALALTSAVPFMIIYAISNVIFLLLLAKPIREKLDRIKNKYGILQ; from the coding sequence ATGCAGAAAAACATTCGTTTAATTATTTCACTCATTGTTATCCTTGTTTTAATTCCACTTACTTTATATGCTGGTATTACAATATTGGCTGACCGAAAATATTATTTCATTTCGATTGTCATTATGATCTTAGCGTGCGTCCCTTTTTTCTTATCTTTTGAGCGTAGAAAGCCTCAGCCACGCGAAATTTTAATCATAGCAGTGATGTCTGCTATATCAGTGGCAGGTCGTGCCTTATTTGTTGTTACACCTGCCTTTAAGCCTGTGGCAGCTATCACAGCTATCACAGGGTTTTCACTTGGTGCGGAAGCTGGCTTTTTAACTGGGGCAATTTCTGCATTAGTATCGAATATGTTTTTTGGGCAAGGTCCTTGGACACCATTCCAAATGTTTATGTGGGGAATGATTGGTTTTATTGCTGGCTTGTTAGGTAAAACTGGTATGATGCATAAAAAAATCTACCTTATATTATTTGGTATTTTTGCTGGTATATTCTTTTCATTTGGTATGGATATTTGGGGAACAATTTCAATGTACGGTGTTTTCAGCTGGAAAGCTTACGCACTGGCACTGACTTCCGCAGTACCTTTTATGATAATCTACGCAATATCTAATGTAATTTTTCTATTATTGCTAGCTAAACCGATTAGAGAAAAACTAGATCGAATAAAAAATAAATATGGAATTTTACAATAA
- the tyrS gene encoding tyrosine--tRNA ligase, translating to MTNLLDDLAWRGLLYQQTDAEGMEQLLGKEKISLYCGVDPTADSMHIGHIVPLLTLRRFQMHGHRPILLVGGATGMIGDPSGRSEERQLQTTEQIDMNVQGIKKQMEQIFDFHSENGAQMVNNRDWIGSMNVIEFLRDFGKLININYMLGKDSIASRLDTGLSFTEFAYTLIQGIDFNHLYDHFGCRVQVGGSDQWGNITTGLEVIRKTHDDNTKAYGITIPLVTKADGTKFGKSASGSVWLDAKKTSPYEFYQFWINTADTDVIKYMKIFTFLERAEIEALEVTVENEPHLRKAQITLAEEMTRLIHGQDALDQAIRISQALFSGNLKALTAEEMKDAFKDVPSIEMTKEEKTIVDFIVEATVSPSKRQAREDVTNGAISINGEKITDVAYVVSGADRLEDEFMIIRRGKKNYKMIKFV from the coding sequence ATGACGAATTTATTAGATGATTTAGCTTGGAGAGGTCTTTTATACCAACAAACAGATGCTGAAGGTATGGAGCAGCTTCTAGGTAAGGAAAAAATCTCATTGTACTGTGGAGTGGATCCGACGGCAGATAGTATGCATATTGGACATATCGTCCCATTGTTAACTCTAAGACGTTTCCAAATGCACGGACATAGACCGATTCTTCTAGTTGGTGGTGCAACAGGAATGATTGGGGATCCTTCTGGCCGTTCAGAGGAACGTCAATTACAAACAACCGAACAGATTGATATGAATGTCCAGGGGATAAAAAAACAAATGGAGCAAATTTTTGATTTTCATTCTGAAAACGGTGCACAAATGGTTAATAACCGAGATTGGATTGGCTCCATGAATGTGATTGAATTCCTACGTGATTTTGGAAAACTGATTAACATCAACTATATGCTTGGGAAAGATTCTATTGCTTCTCGATTAGATACAGGGCTTTCTTTCACTGAGTTTGCTTATACGCTTATTCAGGGAATTGATTTTAATCATTTATATGATCATTTTGGATGTCGAGTTCAAGTAGGTGGATCTGATCAGTGGGGGAATATTACTACTGGTTTAGAGGTGATTCGTAAAACCCATGATGATAATACGAAGGCATACGGTATTACCATTCCATTAGTTACGAAAGCAGATGGAACTAAATTTGGTAAGTCTGCATCAGGTTCGGTATGGCTAGATGCAAAGAAGACATCTCCATACGAGTTTTATCAGTTTTGGATTAATACAGCAGACACAGATGTTATTAAATACATGAAAATCTTTACTTTCTTAGAGCGAGCAGAAATTGAGGCTTTAGAAGTAACGGTTGAAAATGAACCTCATTTAAGAAAAGCACAAATTACTTTAGCAGAAGAAATGACTCGTCTCATCCATGGACAGGATGCATTAGACCAAGCAATACGAATTTCTCAGGCGTTGTTTAGTGGTAATTTGAAAGCTTTGACTGCAGAAGAAATGAAAGATGCTTTTAAAGATGTACCTTCTATTGAGATGACTAAAGAAGAAAAAACTATTGTAGACTTCATAGTAGAGGCTACAGTGTCACCATCTAAAAGGCAGGCGCGTGAGGATGTAACCAATGGTGCCATTTCTATTAATGGAGAAAAAATTACAGATGTTGCATATGTAGTAAGTGGAGCAGATCGACTAGAAGATGAGTTTATGATTATTCGCCGCGGTAAGAAAAACTATAAAATGATTAAATTTGTATAA